The DNA window ataattatgaattagaCAATTCAAAACATctctaaattatacaatttaaacttatttttcaaattatccaAAATCATATTCTTGATTGGATAgttcaaaactttatttcaaatacgtaattcaaaacataattttgaattgaataaataaggatataatgacaaaaataatttagtcattttattatattacgGGTGGTAAAAGGAAATACGAGGGGCGCAGGAAGAAAATGTCGAGAATAGTTTCTCAGGCTTGTCCCGAAACACAGTCCTTACAACAAACGAAAGCCCAAAAACGAAGACAAACAAAATCCAAGGGTTTTAGGAAGAAACAAGAGAGAGATTGGAACTCTCCTGTTCTGAAGTGATTCATTCCACTTCTCTGCCATGAAGTTCCTTCGATCTCTCATTggtatattcttcttcttcttctccgtgTTCTactatttcttcattttcttgtaCAAACTTTCTTTCACAAtctcattttctctttcttttcgcTTTCCATAGCTCAATCACGTTATGCAGCTTTTTTCACAGTCTCggtttctctttcttttctctttccgTAGTTCAATCACGTCATGCTGCGCTTGTCGGGTCACTGAATGGGGTTTCTGGACTCCGATTCTTCGCTGTTTCCACTGAAGAGTACGCCAAGAGAAACTATGCAAACAACGTTTCCGAGTACAACACTGTTTTGGGCTCTCTCACTGCACAAAGAAGGTTttgtctccttttttttttaaataaaaaatgggttaattaattattttgagcATCccatttgtttgaattttgcCAAGTTTGAATTTTTGTATGAGGGGTTTATTTGGTAGGAATTTCTTGCTGAGAGATGTGTATCATGATATGATGCTTGATGGGGTGAAACCTACGCGCGACACTTTCCATTCCCTTGTTGTTGGAACTATGAAAGGAGCTAGGATGCAAGATGCTTTCTTCTTCGTGGACCAAATGAAAACTATGGGTTTGCTCCCTGATGTATGTACtgtttttatatcattattcataatttttgctTGAATAGTTTTCCATTTTGGGTGTGACGAGGTGTTGGAATGGACTTATTGATATTGAATGTAATACTTGAATTTATATGCTGAGAAAGGGGTGCTTAACAAATTTAGGTTGATCATCGCCTTGCAGAAATCGATATCATTGCTTGATATTCAATTTGGTACTACTGGCATATAATGAGATCTGAAGTTGAGATATTGAACTAGTTTTGTTGCTTTCCCCGTGTTTATTAACAAGGGGAAGGGATAAGAGTGGAATGATTATACTTGAAAGTGTTGTAGTTCGATATCTTTAGTTTGCTGCGTTGAACTTTTATTTTCTGGGTCTCTTccttttataataacttttagAATTTAGAATATGGACACTCTTGAGTGAGAAAAGAAGGTTTTGAggttcttttattctttatagtcTTTTTTGCGTTTCCGTGCTATTGTAGATCAGAAGatacttttgttatttttgtacaCATTTTTGCATGAAAAGGTTGTTGGGAGCTTGAATGTGTGTCCCATAATGATTTTATCTAGTAGTTTGTATCAGCAGATGCCATTAGGCCACAAAACATTTTGATGTGTAATTTGTATATCCTCTATGTAGGTCTATGACAGTTGTTTCATGTTGATGACGTAGGTTACTTTGTACAACTTTCTGATTTCGACTTGTGGAAAATGCAAGAACTCTAATAAGGCTATTCAGGTACTTATGACTATTGCTTATAGTCAAGGATTTGAAGTATTACTATTTGTGTTTTTTGCTTCTTTCTCTTTAGATAtatgatttatttgttttttgtatgaaatgaagattttggAGGAAATGAAATGCATGGAAGTAAAGCCTAATGTACAAACCTACATCTGCTTGCTAAATGCTTGTGCTGCCGGTGGACGCATAGACCGAGTGTATGTTGCATCTACTTCTTGCACTATCTAATACTTTACTATAAATTACTTTTGCCCTTAATTCCTTCTCTCTATAATTCCATTGTCTGTTTTATACAATgcttgttgttttattttaaaacagtGTTATGAAATTCTACTCTTAATGGCCTAACAAGTAAAACCTGATTTTCtacaagataattttttttcttgtcttttgaGTAACGTAGGAGGTTTTGCTCTTCTAGTTGTCTGTTTTTTAGTACAAATTGTATATCAGCATCATCAACTCGTCacttagatatattttttatttttttggaatatttaaattatatgtattgaAATGTATTGATCCAGGTATGCAATTGTCCGTGATATGATAGCTGCTGGTCTGGGATTGAACAAGTTCTGCTATGCTGGGCTTATAGTTGCACACAAGAATAAGACACCTCTTGCTGATGATTTTTCTGCAAAAGTAGTTATCATTCCTATCTTTTTATTTGGAATCGTATATGCTGTATTTATCCAGTGATGTCTAAAACTTTTATTCTGTGGAAAAAGGTCATTGAGTTTGTGGAGAAGTCAAAGATGTGGTCTTCAGTTGAAACCAACAGTGCCAATGCTGAGAATGTGATGATGGGTGTTACTGATGAAGAATTATACAACCTACCAACAGCAGAATATATTCATAGGCGTGGAAGGTTTTTGAATCTACCATTTACAGCTTATCACACTGCATTTCATGCTGCTGCAGACCTAAAAAATGTTGAGGTATTAAGTGTCATGTCATGCATGTTAAAGTTTGGATGCtgttaaataattctttttaccATGCTTCTGCTTTATTATTCCAATGCCATTTGTTTGTATGTGGAATGAAATCATTCAACCATATGACTTCGAGATGTTGGATTTAATTATCAGCAGCATTAAGTCCTGTAAAAATTGGTTGCATGTGATATTTGAATATGGACATAAGTTGGTGTCCCTTGTGtattgttgagaataaagaaaatagggattgagattaatgtcccttgtgtataaaccacacatagggtaatctatttataatagagaaaggtacaagtaaaaagagtaactgaaaataaaaagattaaatagaagatattgtttgatattgtggttatcaatatctaacaatatcttaataatatcaaacaatatctaacactccccctcaagctggagcatacaaatcgtatgtgccaagcttgttacaaatataatcaattctaggcccccgtaaaaatttagtaaaaatatctgctaattgatcacttgagttaacaaactcagtcttgatgtctccagacataaccttttcccgaacaaaatgacaatcaatctcaatgtgtttggtcctctcatgaaagacaggattagagctaatatgaagagcagcctgattgtcacacacaagtgtcatttgagtaacatctccaaattgtaacttTTGAAGCAATTGCTTGAGCCAAATAAGTTCACAGGCAGCTGaggccatagctctatattctgcttttgcactggatcttgctacaacactttgtttcttacttttccacgagatcaagttaccaccaatggagacacaatacccagatgtagatcttctatcagaaggagatcctgcccaatcagcatctgaatagcaaacaactcttgtatggttattagaaccatataacaatccttttccaggagattttttaatatacttcaagatgcgaatgactgcattccaatgatcttcacatggagaattaagaaattggcttaccacactgactgcaaaggaaatgtcaggacgagtaacggtatgataattcaatttcccaaccaatcgtctatactgctcaggatcagatataggctccccctgatttggtagaagtttagtattgggatccatgGGTGTATCAATAGACTTTGAACTCATCAACCCAGTTTCTTCCAGAATATCCATGGCATACTTTCTctgagatataacaataccatcattagactgtgccacctcaatacccaagaaatatctgagtttgccaagatctttggtctgaaaatggtgacagatatgttgtttcaactgagagatgccatggttgttactccctgtaagaacgatgtcatcaacatatactatcaagtaaacacatccagcACTCGAGTGTTGATAAAAGACAGAATGATCTGTTTCACaccgagtcataccaaattgctgaacaacattgctaaactttccaaaccaagctctaggagattgttttaggccatataggGATTTTcgaagacgacataccatcccagaagactctccctgagcaacaaatccaggaggtttctccatatagatttcttcttgcaaatcaccattgagaaaagcatttttaacatctagttgataaaaaggccattgttgaagagcagccatggcgataaataaacgaacagacgccatctttgccacgggggaaaaagtatctccataatccaacccaaaaatttgagtataacctttggccacaagacgagctttgaggcgatcaatagtaccatcaggtccaactttgatagcaaacacccacctgcaaccaacaacagattttCCAGATGGCAACGGGACCAGTTCCCAAGTTCCACTGTTATGAAGAACACTTAATTCATCTGtcatggcctgacgccaaccaggatgggctaaagcgtcacggacagtttttggaatggtcatagaagaaagagaggaaagacatgtataaaaaggtaatgacaatCGATGATAACTCAGTAATATAATGGGGAGAGGGATTACGGGTAGAACACATACCTTTTCGGAGGGCAATGGGAACTAaggttatatataatgaaaaattaaactattaaaattatgacaaaaatatttaataaccaaaattacggatttttttataatataccaaacaaaataaaataacaaaaattctcATCCGTTAAGTTTACCTTTATCAAAGCCAGTGGATGCGATTAACTTTCCCATCTTGGGGAGATATGATTAAAGCTTCGATCAccattataattcatatattttcctTAATTTGCAATCGttatttcagattttttttttctcccctACAAGTTCACTAAATTCAAATacctttttataaa is part of the Vigna unguiculata cultivar IT97K-499-35 unplaced genomic scaffold, ASM411807v1 contig_539, whole genome shotgun sequence genome and encodes:
- the LOC114172394 gene encoding pentatricopeptide repeat-containing protein At4g35850, mitochondrial-like isoform X3, producing the protein MKFLRSLIVQSRHAALVGSLNGVSGLRFFAVSTEEYAKRNYANNVSEYNTVLGSLTAQRRNFLLRDVYHDMMLDGVKPTRDTFHSLVVGTMKGARMQDAFFFVDQMKTMGLLPDVTLYNFLISTCGKCKNSNKAIQILEEMKCMEVKPNVQTYICLLNACAAGGRIDRVYAIVRDMIAAGLGLNKFCYAGLIVAHKNKTPLADDFSAKVIEFVEKSKMWSSVETNSANAENVMMGVTDEELYNLPTAEYIHRRGRFLNLPFTAYHTAFHAAADLKNVEQLKCDVSSFCAANSIRQGLFGGHLNECATRALATTSCASVSEDLPKDNSVSDMLVDSFGRLHTYLRISVTERCNLRCQYCMPAEGVELTPSPQILTKTEILRLANLFVSSGVTKIRLTGGEPTVRKDIEDICLELSNLKGLRTLSMTTNGIALTRKLPRLKDCGLTSLNISVDTLVPAKFEFMTRRRGHEKVMNSINAAIDLGFNPVKVNCVVMRGFNDDEICDFVELTRDKPIDIRFIEFMPFDGNVWNVKKLVPYSEMLDTVVR